The genome window GGCTAATTGGAACATTATCTATCCTAACCCCCATATCGGAAAGTAATCTAGCGCCAATGGAGCTTTGGGCTTTTAGCATCCCCAGCAAAAGATGCTCGGTACCTATATAGTTAGAGTCCATATTTATCGCTAAGAGGCCAGCATTCTCCAGGCTCTTTCTTGCGTTTAGAGTGAATCTATCAAAGTGGCTTAAAAAATCTTCTTGCATTGCTCTTGTCCTTTCTTACATCTTACCAAAGTTTTAGGTTTTTAGCTGCCTTTCGGGCTGCCTTGTGGCTTTTCTTCGGAGGTAGAATCTGGCTCTGGAGTTGCCTCAGAATCGCTGATTGCTGAAATCAAAGACTCCTCAATGTCGGCAGTCTTTTTAGGCTTAGGCTGATCTTGGATTTCCTTAGCGGTCTGCTCTATGCCAGAATCATCTGAGCCATCTATATCCACATTCCATCCAGTCAGCTTGGCAGCCAATCTAACATTTTGGCCAGCCTTGCCGATTGCTAGACTCAGCTGATCCTCGGGGACCTTTACTAGGGCTTTTTTATTTTCTGCGTCAATCTTGACACTTATGACCTTAGTTGGCGATAGAGCGTTGGTAATATATTCCGCAGGGTCATCGCTATAGGCTATTATATCTATTTTTTCTTCACCGAGCTCACTCATCACGGACTGGACCCTACTGCCTCGACCACCCACAAATGTGCCTACTGGGTCTACACCATCAGAGTTTGACTTTACGGCTATCTTGGTTCGAGCCCCAGCCTCTCTAGCAATATCCGCGATCTCAACATTGCCATTTTCTATTTCTGGCACCTCCAGCTCAAATAATCTGCGCACCATATCAGGGTGCGTCCTGCTTACAACGATCTGAGGACCACGGCTGGTTTGTTCGGCTCTGACCACGAATACCTTTACCT of Patescibacteria group bacterium contains these proteins:
- the nusA gene encoding transcription termination factor NusA, with product MQNQFLSAIEQICEEKGVSKDMVLEAISAAIVAAYKKDFGDKEQEVRAELNNDNGEATIYITKEVTEQVEDPMVQISLADAKKIKKDAKVEDMLELKEESKEFGRVAAQTAKQVIVQRIREAERDVVFSEFSDKEGLLINAIVQRFENGNVYIDLGRATGVMFPNDQIPNEKYYPGQKVKVFVVRAEQTSRGPQIVVSRTHPDMVRRLFELEVPEIENGNVEIADIAREAGARTKIAVKSNSDGVDPVGTFVGGRGSRVQSVMSELGEEKIDIIAYSDDPAEYITNALSPTKVISVKIDAENKKALVKVPEDQLSLAIGKAGQNVRLAAKLTGWNVDIDGSDDSGIEQTAKEIQDQPKPKKTADIEESLISAISDSEATPEPDSTSEEKPQGSPKGS